Proteins co-encoded in one Theileria equi strain WA chromosome 3, complete sequence genomic window:
- a CDS encoding methyltransferase domain-containing protein (encoded by transcript BEWA_001730A) → MPRKRNIEMPPSDKRCVPISIDKDARDFENEHVHDVYEEIAPHFSHTRYNPWPSVLRCIDKCPSFGVVLDVGCGNGKYLSYRNDLVFVGSDRCKSLLEIALQKGSDLCICDCIKLPFNDQVADLAISIAVIHHVASREGRVRAISEMLRCTKPGGTILVYVWAMEQERDTIGYRSFESNDVLVPWHLQSRYCKERTSAPDTLVNYKRYYHVFSKDEVLELCKEFSDQATFEIRFEANNWIIEMSKFA, encoded by the exons ATGCCCAGGAAAAGGAATATCGAAATGCCACCGAGCGATAAACGGTGCGTTCCAATAAGCATCGACAAGGACGCCAGAGATTTTGAGAATGAACACGTACACGATGTCTATGAGGAAATCGCTCCACACTTTTCACACACCAG GTATAACCCTTGGCCGAGTGTTTTACGTTGCATTGACAAATGCCCTTCGTTTGGTGTGGTCCTTGACGTTGGCTGTGGCAATGGCAAGTATCTGAGTTACAGGAATGACTTGGTCTTTGTTGGTAGTGACAGATGCAAATCGTTGCTTGAGATCGCCTTACAAAAGGGATCGGATTTGTGCATTTGTGACTGTATTAAACTGCCATTCAACGACCAAGTTGCAGATTTGGCAATTTCTATCGCAGTTATCCATCACGTCGCATCTAGGGAGGGACGTGTTCGAGCGATTTCCGAAATGCTCAGATGCACAAAACCCGGTGGGACAATTCTGGTGTACGTTTG GGCAATGGAACAGGAACGGGATACGATTGGGTACAGGAGCTTCGAGTCAAACGATGTCTTGGTGCCATGGCACCTACAGAGCAGATATTGCAAGGAGAGAACTAGTGCACCGGATACACTCGTAAACTACAAGAGATACTATCACGTGTTTTCAAAGGACGAGGTGCTCGAACTCTGCAAAGAATTCTCAGACCAGGCAACCTTTGAAATTCGCTTCGAGGCAAACAATTGGATCATTGAAATGTCGAAATTTGCGTGA
- a CDS encoding hypothetical protein (encoded by transcript BEWA_001740A) has translation MTILPEVSHQDSTGPGGRSQPFHLAKIWDDQNNDILNGHGIGSRESIDKATSVSAYCWKYENGGYTEAPGKAILVGVTISDTTNKTRYYSKSKDGGNKWTEDDKLQKNGELLEKVLDDLVCQHYNGVTIDLTKNKSSQGNKYCCDTHKDRVTIKKTTVSCKQHTHSKTEYFKHEITSGGGYQLSGIKYYSNGNNGNEKDRKRIKSINLGYPISGVTAVYAFYCERDPVLVYVYGGNSATGWYTRQNVSNNKDEQWEKVPSLNNITPDNFRNLDCDNWNKLREVLKKFKCEGLQECLDPEHLGQNGVQREEVPAADLSDQVPDTESETKILLQGTPVAQMAEDAIDGERLKHLIVTPSGCGEPADSGLDPIPPQAVTGFEKLIAAAGGATGLGYAFSELLAKVREIELKPVKGDKKVPWIESLAVIATTTCDSIDKNQTLKIEEHFKEIALNCVKVGLGKLNALKVKFNRPSDFYAEMLKSDGQMTAIMKKLEKKQEDLLKRKHKYDKKVKNKFNKRVKELENKNKFIKEVKGVLKGKKKGTNVQEEIDKVIKKHEQATGKPKAAKVAKAGSGKGKGVKTEVPKKGGRASGPKKGKSEVAAKKAVKKEIKKAPAKPAAAKQKVAKAALKKPKVEKKAEKAPKPGKAAVKKAAKKEKVNKVKAQKPVKKAVAKAPKKGKAGKQKGGKK, from the exons ATGACTATTCTACCGGAG GTATCTCATCAGGATAGCACTGGTCCTGGTGGAAGAAGTCAACCATTCCATCTTGCAAAAATATGGGATGATCAGAacaatgatattttaaatggaCATGGTATAGGATCAAGAGAATCTATAGACAAGGCAACTTCAGTTTCCGCATATTGCTGGAAGTATGAGAATGGTGGTTATACTGAGGCACCTGGTAAGGCCATCTTGGTAGGGGTTACTATCAGTGATACTACCAATAAAACTAGGTATTATTCCAAGAGTAAGGATGGTGGCAATAAGTGGACTGAAGATGATAAGCTCCAAAAAAATGGCGAACTGCTTGAGAAAGTACTTGATGACTTAGTTTGTCAACATTACAATGGAGTTACTATAGACCTTACCAAGAATAAATCTTCGCAGGGAAACAAGTACTGTTGTGATACTCATAAAGATAGGGTCACTATTAAGAAAACGacagtttcctgtaaaCAGCATACACATTCAAAGACTGAATACTTCAAGCATGAGATTACTTCTGGCGGTGGCTATCAACTTTCAGGCATTAAGTACTACTCAAATGGTAATAATGGcaatgaaaaggatagGAAGCGCATAAAGTCTATTAACCTTGGTTATCCAATTTCCGGTGTAACCGCTGTCTACGCTTTCTACTGTGAGCGTGATCCTGTACTTGTTTATGTTTATGGTGGAAACTCAGCTACAGGTTGGTATACAAGGCAAAACGTTAGTAAtaataaagatgaacagTGGGAAAAAGTTCCAAGTCTCAACAACATAACACCTGACAATTTCAGGAATCTTGACTGTGATAACTGGAATAAACTTAGAGAGGTACTAAAGAAATTTAAATGTGAAGgcttgcaagaatgtctTGATCCAGaacatcttggacagaatggagttcaacgtgaggaagtCCCTGCtgctgacttatctgaccaggttcctgatacagagtctgagactaagattctTCTGCAAGGTACTCCAGTAgctcaaatggctgaagatgctatagatggtgaaagactAAAACATCTTATTGTTACTCCTAGTGGATGTGGAGAACCTGCTGATTCTGGTCTTGATCCTATACCTCCTCAAGCTGTTACTGGTTTTGAAAAACTTATTGCTGCCGCAGGTGGAGCTACTGGTCTAGGATATGCCTTCTCAg AACTCCTCGCCAAGGTTAGGGAGATCGAGCTCAAGCCCGTAAAGGGAGACAAGAAGGTGCCATGGATAGAATCTCTGGCCGTTATCGCAACAACTACTTGTGACTCTATTGACAAGAATCAGACGCTGAAAATCGAAGAACACTT CAAAGAAATCGCATTAAACTGTGTCAAAGTTGGACTCGGAAAGCTAAAC GCTCTAAAGGTCAAATTTAACCGACCGAGTGACTTTTATGCTGAAATGCTCAAGAGTGACGGTCAAATGACTGCAATAATGAAAAAGCTTGAAAAGAAACAAGAAGACCTCCTAAAGAGGAAACACAAATATGACAAGAAAGTTAAGAATAAGTTCAATAAGCGTGTAAAGGAACTGGAAAACAAGAACAAATTCATAAAGGAGGTGAAGGGTGTTTTAAAGGGAAAGAAAAAGGGCACCAATGTCCAAGAAGAGATTGACAAGGTTATCAAGAAGCACGAACAAGCTACTGGCAAACCAAAAGCCGCCAAGGTAGCCAAGGCAGGCTCTGGTAAAGGAAAGGGCGTAAAGACTGAAGTACCCAAGAAGGGAGGACGTGCCTCTGGCCCCAAAAAGGGCAAGTCGGAAGTTGCCGCAAAAAAAGCCGTGAAGAAGGAAATCAAGAAAGCCCCCGCAAAACCAGCTGCTGCAAAGCAAAAGGTGGCCAAGGCGGCTCTCAAGAAGCCAAAGGTAGAAAAGAAAGCTGAAAAGGCTCCCAAGCCCGGAAAGGCTGCTGTGAAAAAGGCCgcaaagaaggaaaaagTGAACAAGGTCAAGGCTCAAAAACCCGTCAAAAAGGCTGTTGCTAAAGCTCCAAAAAAGGGCAAGGCAGGAAAGCAAAAGGGTGGTAAGAAATGA
- a CDS encoding hypothetical protein (encoded by transcript BEWA_001750A), whose product MAKKEKKVEPEEPKLKKNALFMLSSNHNSRTKQMLKDLYQISKPNAVFRVNKKSEYEWQDVNLKLQVNQKNHRIAESICAKVSCGLYLVANSNKKRPINLGLGRIYDRKILDCCQLRVEKYVSVEEIGHLGSVKHNSRPLVVVQGSEFGQDSGPLNTVRDIFLDVFRGPSFAKLSLENVEHAIVLTVVDGDSYAPELTLDAVKGALDGESLDVSNTDSSNAKEDVGDAKDESAGKAVQSPSGESAPKILFRHYSIQLLKSDDPKVPYVKLSELGPSIDFVLEGVVTPDPEVFKDATKVEKRPKKLISGVDTQKTAKKSKNVKSTSLGNIEGKVYINRQNLDTLYTPHKTT is encoded by the exons ATGGCAAAGAAGGAGAAGAAGGTGGAGCCGGAGGAGCCAAAGCTCAAGAAAAATGCGCTCTTTATGCTCTCCTCAAACCACAACTCGAGGACAAAGCAGATGCTAAAGGATCTCTACCAAATTTCAAAGCCTAATGCAGTCTTTCGCGTAAACAAAAAGAGCGAATATGAGTGGCAGGACGTCAATCTAAAGTTGCAAGTCAATCAGAAAAACCACAGAATCGCAGAGTCAATTTGCGCCAAAGTCTCCTGCGGACTCTACCTGGTCGCAAACTCCAACAAGAAGAGGCCAATCAACCTGGGTCTCGGAAGGATTTATGATCGTAAAATACTCGACTGCTGTCAGCTGAGAGTGGAAAAGTATGTCTCGGTGGAAGAAATTGGACATTTGG GCTCGGTGAAACACAATTCAAGGCCCTTGGTGGTTGTCCAGGGCTCGGAATTTGGCCAGGATTCCGGTCCACTAAACACTGTGCGCGACATTTTCTTGGACGTCTTCAGAGGCCCCTCGTTTGCCAAACTATCGCTGGAAAATGTGGAGCATGCAATCGTGCTAACCGTCGTAGACGGGGACTCGTACGCTCCAGAGCTGACCCTCGACGCCGTAAAAGGTGCTCTGGATGGTGAATCGCTTGATGTCTCTAATACGGACTCATCCAATGCAAAGGAGGATGTTGGTGATGCGAAGGATGAGAGTGCTGGAAAGGCGGTCCAGAGTCCCTCTGGAGAAAGCGCGCCAAAGATCCTGTTCCGCCACTACTCGATCCAGCTCCTAAAGTCAGACGACCCCAAGGTCCCCTACGTAAAGCTCAGCGAGCTCGGACCGTCGATCGACTTTGTTCTCGAGGGAGTGGTCACCCCGGACCCGGAGGTTTTCAAGGACGCCACCAAGGTCGAAAAGAGACCCAAGAAGCTCATCTCCGGAGTGGACACTCAGAAAACAGCCAAGAAGAGCAAAAACGTCAAGAGCACTTCCCTGGGTAACATTGAAGGAAAGGTGTACATTAACAGGCAGAATCTCGACACTCTGTATACACCTCATAAAACCACTTAA
- a CDS encoding zinc finger protein DHHC domain-containing protein (encoded by transcript BEWA_001720A) produces MGGILTLNLKKKCGEDGTCTCQSGSNIPGIEAKKFVDKPTKGFIKYVHYTTGGIFKLSKTLGSNGGRIIEVGGTGARKPIEGVKEVAVYYWNGAPNKPILLGITKDYGQPTLYGKYLSFWGNEQVKGLGELDALDDFNCKINDAVVFNITSSQSSDLLNNSNSTCITKYRNIAESNPPNNPSGSEYVTTAYKIHGHNTKISRVTYKGKDTDIDLTKHGPVSQIRLYSYPGSVSVPIMLEFKPPDSGTSRWFYSTNINGVKWLETGDSGFYDNTDNTTPKPALSEQLDKVLCSKYNNVTLNLTKGTYNTGARYCCDDHKSDARISVIKGEIRVNGQVMTSYYQHTIRNGYSLGGIYYKDGSNRNKITLPGVSFPISGINNVYVFYCQGNGPSLIYVDSGNSAARGWYKNSNGQWTWILQLSGIKHADIDSGPNCSKWKRLKEVLSPLGCDKLEDCTYGRDNEQKDQDEKQLAKEEKEAEKERNNALKPPLTAPVLENSPSTINSDDASEPEDSGGEQSLERSETDAGGQESKEESEEEDDEKEAEKEKGVGETSPAPAKLISGVNNSGDGEGTGQGLWDDIATATGSVLAGSAIALGLADKIICSAAKRAGRAPKPGPIPGVVGQEKHAKDSEHPQKQNVSNPSSVESQHADHALIILLIWSFVMTSVTEPGYIPSECITPEYTRCTGAWKLDSNCIYECNERKRNGEFRYCKVENCYKPDRAHFCRKLGKNVLKMDHYCPWVSNCIGFYNYKFFFQTLFYSNSVNIFMLNHIYHEFFKVYYDQNSTFNELFYLALIGTLITIITLIIFPFMLFHLWLISINKTTIEFCEWKASGSYNYNLGIISNFKQVFGTNILFWFLPIGYPVGDGLHFKGGLKYQSVLSL; encoded by the exons ATGGGTGGTATTTTAACGTTAAACCTAAAGAAAAAATGTGGAGAGGATGGAACATGTACATGTCAAAGTGGCAGTAATATACCTGGCATAGAGGCCAAAAAATTTGTTGATAAACCTACTAAAGGCTTCATCAAATATGTTCATTATACTACAGGAGGAATATTTAAGCTAAGCAAGACACTCGGTAGCAATGGAGGTAGGATAATAGAGGTAGGAGGAACAGGAGCAAGAAAACCCATAGAAGGTGTCAAGGAAGTAGCagtatattactggaatggaGCCCCTAATAAACCAATCCTTCTTGGAATTACCAAGGATTATGGTCAACCTACATTATATGGAAAATACCTTAGTTTTTGGGGCAACGAGCAAGTGAAAGGTCTGGGTGAACTAGATGCACTTGATGATTTTAACTGCAAGATTAATGATGCAGTAGTATTTAACATAACTAGCTCTCAGTCAAGTGATCTTCTCAATAACTCCAATTCTACTTGTATAACTAAATATAGAAATATTGCGGAATCTAATCCTCCAAATAACCCTTCGGGTAGTGAGTACGTTACTACAGCATACAAAATTCATGGTCATAACACaaaaatttccagagtaACATATAAGGGAAAAGATACTGATATTGATCTCACTAAGCACGGTCCAGTTTCTCAAATCAGACTCTATTCATATCCTGGTAGTGTTAGCGTACCTATTATGCTCGAGTTCAAGCCACCTGATAGTGGAACATCTAGGTGGTTTTATAGTACAAACATAAATGGTGTCAAATGGCTAGAAACTGGTGATTCCGGATTTTATGATAACACAGATAACACTACCCCAAAACCTGCACTTTCCGAACAACTTGATAAAGTTCTGTGTTCTAAATATAACAATGTTACCCTAAACCTTACCAAAGGAACGTACAACACTGGAGCTAGGTATTGCTGCGACGACCATAAAAGTGATGCCAGGATCTCTGTTATAAAAGGAGAGATCAGAGTAAATGGTCAGGTAATGACTTCATACTACCAGCATACTATTAGAAATGGATATAGTCTGGGTGGTATCTATTACAAAGATGGTAGTAACAGGAATAAGATAACACTTCCAGGAGtatcatttccaatatCAGGTATAAATAATGTTTATGTGTTTTACTGTCAAGGGAATGGACCATCACTCATATATGTTGACAGTGGAAACTCTGCAGCAAGAGgctggtacaagaatagTAATGGTCAATGGACATGGATCCTTCAGCTCAGTGGGATAAAGCATGCTGATATAGATAGCGGGCCTAACTGTTCGAAGTGGAAAAGGCTGAAAGAAGTACTGAGTCCACTGGGTTGTGATAAATTGGAAGATTGTACTTATGGTAGAGATAACGAACAAAAAGATCAAGACGAAAAACAACTAgcaaaagaagagaaagaaGCAGAAAAGGAACGAAATAACGCTCTGAAACCACCTCTTACTGCTCCTGTACTCGAAAACTCTCCAAGCACTATAAACTCTGATGATGCTTCTGAACCTGAAGATTCTGGTGGAGAACAATCACTAGAACGTTCGGAAACTGATGCTGGAGGACAGGAGTctaaggaagaatctgaagaagaggatgatgagAAGGAAGCTGAGAAAGAAAAAGGAGTTGGTGAAACATCTCCTGCTCCTGCTAAACTTATTTCTGGTGTTAATAATAgtggagatggagaagGCACTGGTCAAGGACTATGGGATGATATAGCTACAGCTACTGGTTCTGTACTAGCTGGATCAGCTATAGCTCTTGGACTGGCCGATAAGATTATTTGTTCTGCTGCTAAAAGAGCCGGTAGAGCTCCAAAACCAGGACCGATACCAGGAGTAGTAGGGCAAGAAAAACATGCTAAAGATTCTGAACATCCtcaaaaacaaaatgttAGTAATCCATCTTCTGTAGAGTCTCAACATGCTG ATCACGCTTTAATCATACTTTTGATATGGTCGTTTGTTATGACCAGTGTGACAGAGCCTGGATACATCCCAAGTGAGTGTATAACGCCTGAATACACAAGATGTACAGGAGCATGGAAACTGGATTCTAATTGTATATACGAATGTAATGAAAGAAAAAGGAACGGTGAATTTAGGTATTGCAAGGTGGAAAATTGTTACAAGCCGGATAGAGCCCATTTTTGCAG GAAACTCGGTAAAAATGTACTAAAAATGGATCATTACTGCCCTTGGGTCTCAAACTGCATTGGATTTTACAACTACAAGTTCTTTTTTCAGACCCTCTTTTACTCGAACAGCGTCAATATTTTCATGCTTAATCACATTTATCACGAATTTTTCAAGGTATATTACGATCAGAACTCAACATTTAATGAGTTATTTTATTTGGCTTTAATCGGGACACTCATTACGATAATCACACT GATCATTTTCCCGTTTATGCTCTTCCACTTGTGGTTAATTTCAATCAACAAGACCACTATTGAATTTTGTGAGTGGAAGGCTTCCGGTTCATACAACTATAACCTCGGGATAATCTCGAATTTTAAACAAGTATTTGGCACAAATATTCTCTTTTGGTTTCTCCCAATTGGCTATCCGGTTGGGGACGGTCTTCACTTTAAGGGCGGTCTCAAGTATCAGAGCGTTCTCTCACTCTAA